One genomic region from Jilunia laotingensis encodes:
- a CDS encoding RagB/SusD family nutrient uptake outer membrane protein, protein MSKVSGAGLFLLLSIFLTSCNDFLDRSPQGQFTEDDNPNALVNGKIYNVYTMMRNFNITAGTPAFAIQSFRSEDAEKGSTSSDGSDVAEMYDDFVYTPTNGLLGAYWSQNYAVIFQCNDILESIEQTEATGKLTEDDRRNRGEAMFFRAYGYFNLVRAFGEVPLITFKVNEASDANLPKVEAEKIYEQIDKDLSGAESTLPRQWSSEFLGRLTWGAARSLHARTFMMRNNWDSLYVAANDVMSSGLYNLNTSYDKIFTDEGENSGGSIFELQCAATAAMPQSDKIGSQFAEVQGVRGADQWDLGWGWNMATKNLYDAYEPGDPRRDATLLYFRKSDSDPITPENTNTPYGESPVSQAMGYAFNKKAYTDPALRREFTNKGFWVNIRLIRYADVVLMAAEAANELGKTGEANADLEMVRARARGNNPNILPKVESMDQNVLRNAIRHERRVELGMEFDRFYDLVRWGIAEEVLHAAGKVNYQPKNALLPLPQTEIDKSKGVLVQNPDY, encoded by the coding sequence ATGAGTAAGGTGTCGGGAGCAGGACTTTTCCTTCTGCTTTCTATATTCCTGACCTCCTGTAACGACTTCCTCGACCGCAGTCCGCAGGGACAGTTCACGGAGGATGATAATCCAAATGCATTGGTAAACGGAAAAATCTACAACGTTTATACCATGATGCGTAACTTCAATATAACCGCAGGCACTCCCGCCTTCGCCATACAAAGCTTCCGTTCGGAAGATGCCGAAAAAGGCAGCACGAGCAGTGACGGATCGGACGTTGCCGAAATGTACGACGACTTCGTCTATACTCCCACCAATGGCCTGCTCGGAGCTTATTGGAGCCAGAATTATGCCGTCATCTTCCAGTGCAATGACATTCTGGAGTCGATAGAACAAACAGAAGCTACCGGAAAGTTGACCGAAGACGACCGTCGGAACAGGGGCGAAGCCATGTTCTTCCGCGCTTACGGTTATTTCAACTTGGTGCGTGCATTTGGTGAAGTACCGTTGATTACTTTTAAAGTGAACGAGGCTTCGGATGCCAACCTGCCCAAGGTGGAAGCCGAAAAGATTTACGAACAGATCGACAAAGACCTTTCCGGTGCCGAATCAACACTTCCCAGACAATGGAGCAGCGAATTCCTAGGCCGCCTCACATGGGGAGCCGCCCGTTCGCTACATGCCCGTACATTTATGATGCGCAACAACTGGGACAGCCTCTACGTAGCAGCAAATGACGTCATGTCTTCCGGCCTTTACAACCTCAACACTTCGTATGATAAGATATTCACCGATGAAGGCGAAAACTCCGGTGGTTCTATCTTCGAGCTTCAATGTGCCGCAACGGCCGCCATGCCACAGAGTGACAAGATAGGAAGCCAGTTTGCCGAAGTACAAGGTGTCCGTGGAGCAGATCAATGGGACTTGGGCTGGGGTTGGAACATGGCAACCAAGAATCTCTATGACGCTTACGAACCGGGAGATCCCCGGCGGGATGCCACCCTACTCTATTTCCGTAAAAGCGACAGTGATCCCATCACTCCCGAAAATACAAACACGCCTTATGGCGAATCACCCGTTTCGCAGGCAATGGGATATGCTTTCAACAAGAAAGCCTATACCGACCCCGCTTTACGTCGCGAATTCACCAACAAAGGATTTTGGGTAAACATCCGCCTGATCCGCTATGCAGACGTTGTCCTAATGGCAGCCGAAGCAGCCAATGAGTTAGGTAAGACGGGTGAAGCAAATGCCGACCTCGAGATGGTACGCGCACGGGCACGTGGTAATAACCCGAACATATTACCGAAAGTGGAATCGATGGATCAGAACGTCTTACGGAATGCTATTCGGCATGAACGCCGCGTCGAGCTTGGCATGGAATTCGACCGCTTCTATGATCTGGTACGATGGGGGATAGCCGAAGAAGTTCTTCACGCAGCAGGCAAGGTCAACTATCAACCGAAGAATGCGTTGTTGCCATTGCCACAGACAGAAATCGATAAGTCGAAAGGGGTATTGGTACAGAACCCCGACTATTGA
- a CDS encoding glycoside hydrolase family 3 N-terminal domain-containing protein — MTALQAQNAPLDMDRFVDALLKRMTVDEKIGQLNLPVTGEIVTGQAKSSDIAGKIKRGEVGGILNLTGVERIRDVQKLAVENSRLGIPLIFGLDVIHGYETIFPIPLGLSCTWDMKSIEESARIAAIEASADGISWTFSPMVDISRDPRWGRVSEGSGEDPFLGSLIAQAMVKGYQGNKLSDQLKRDDEILACVKHFALYGAAEGGRDYNTVDMSRQRMYNDYFPPFEAAIEAGVGSVMAAFNEVDGVPATASRWLMTDVLRDQWGFNGFVVTDYTGTMEMVDHGIGDLQTVTARAINAGVDMDMVSEGFVSTLKKSIQEGKVSMTTLNTACRRILVAKYKLGLFQDPYKYCNPKRPARDIFTREHRDVARRIAAESFVLLKNDAPANSPHPVLPLPLQGTIAVIGPLADTRSNMPGTWSVTAVLDRSPSLIEGLREMVNRMDEMPLNQPGGPWYLPLMTTEANINLLYAKGSNLVSDAAYEERATMFGRSLHRDNRTDQQLLDEALATAKKADIIVAALGESSEMSGESSSRTNLELPDVQQTLLKALVATGKPVVLVLFTGRPLILNWEQANVPAILNVWFGGSEAAYAIGDVLFGRFIPGGKLTMTFPKSVGQIPLYYAHKNTGRPLKDGKWFEKFRSNYLDVDNDPLYPFGYGLSYTTFSFSDVQLSSNQLPMTGLITASVNVTNTGEYPGTEVVQLYTRDLVGSVTRPVKELKGYQKIFLKPGEAQTVTFNISPEMLKFYNYDLKYVVEPGDFQVMIGPNSRDVKLAQFTLTK; from the coding sequence ATGACAGCTCTACAGGCACAAAACGCACCGCTGGACATGGATCGTTTTGTCGATGCCCTACTAAAGCGCATGACTGTAGATGAAAAGATCGGGCAGCTCAATCTTCCCGTCACCGGAGAAATAGTAACCGGACAAGCCAAAAGTAGTGACATCGCCGGAAAGATAAAACGCGGTGAAGTAGGAGGTATCCTCAACCTGACGGGGGTAGAGCGCATCCGTGACGTACAGAAACTCGCAGTAGAGAATAGCCGTCTGGGCATTCCCCTCATCTTCGGGTTGGATGTGATTCATGGCTACGAAACCATCTTCCCCATCCCATTGGGACTCTCCTGCACTTGGGACATGAAGTCAATCGAGGAGTCCGCACGCATTGCAGCCATCGAAGCCAGTGCTGATGGTATCTCCTGGACTTTCAGTCCGATGGTGGATATCAGCCGTGACCCTCGGTGGGGACGTGTCAGTGAAGGTTCCGGTGAGGATCCTTTCCTTGGCTCACTCATCGCACAAGCCATGGTAAAAGGCTATCAAGGGAATAAACTTTCCGACCAACTGAAACGGGATGACGAGATTCTGGCATGCGTCAAGCATTTCGCTCTTTACGGGGCTGCCGAAGGCGGACGTGATTACAATACCGTGGATATGAGTCGCCAACGGATGTACAACGATTATTTCCCTCCCTTCGAGGCAGCCATAGAAGCCGGTGTAGGCAGCGTGATGGCAGCTTTCAATGAAGTAGACGGTGTTCCTGCCACAGCCAGCAGATGGTTGATGACGGACGTGCTTCGCGACCAATGGGGATTCAACGGCTTTGTCGTTACTGACTATACAGGCACCATGGAAATGGTGGATCATGGTATCGGTGATCTTCAAACCGTTACCGCACGCGCCATCAATGCCGGTGTAGACATGGATATGGTCAGCGAAGGCTTTGTCAGCACTTTAAAGAAATCCATTCAGGAAGGAAAAGTCTCGATGACGACGCTCAACACGGCGTGCCGCCGCATCTTGGTAGCCAAATACAAGTTAGGGCTGTTTCAAGACCCTTATAAATACTGCAACCCGAAACGTCCCGCACGTGACATCTTCACCCGCGAACATCGCGATGTGGCACGTCGTATTGCCGCAGAAAGCTTTGTCTTGCTTAAGAACGATGCGCCTGCCAATAGCCCGCACCCGGTATTGCCGTTGCCCCTTCAAGGGACAATTGCCGTCATCGGTCCGTTGGCGGATACACGTTCGAACATGCCCGGAACTTGGAGCGTAACTGCCGTACTCGACCGGTCTCCTTCACTCATCGAAGGTCTTCGCGAAATGGTAAACCGCATGGATGAGATGCCATTGAACCAACCAGGGGGACCCTGGTACCTCCCGCTGATGACAACCGAAGCAAACATCAACCTGCTTTATGCCAAAGGCAGCAATCTCGTTTCCGATGCAGCTTATGAGGAACGTGCCACCATGTTCGGCCGTTCATTGCACCGTGACAACCGTACCGACCAGCAGTTGCTTGACGAAGCACTCGCTACGGCAAAGAAGGCGGACATCATCGTGGCCGCTTTGGGCGAATCATCCGAGATGAGCGGTGAAAGCAGCAGTCGTACCAATCTGGAATTGCCGGATGTGCAGCAGACACTGTTAAAGGCCCTGGTTGCTACCGGCAAACCTGTCGTTCTCGTTCTTTTCACCGGGCGACCGTTGATTTTGAACTGGGAACAAGCGAATGTACCTGCCATATTGAATGTATGGTTTGGTGGAAGCGAAGCAGCTTACGCCATCGGTGACGTTCTTTTCGGACGCTTCATTCCGGGTGGCAAACTGACGATGACTTTCCCGAAGAGCGTTGGGCAGATACCGTTATATTATGCCCACAAGAACACCGGACGTCCACTGAAAGACGGCAAATGGTTCGAGAAGTTCCGTTCCAACTATCTGGATGTGGACAACGATCCGCTTTATCCTTTCGGCTACGGATTGTCTTATACTACTTTCTCTTTCAGCGATGTGCAGTTAAGTAGCAATCAACTGCCGATGACAGGCTTGATTACCGCCTCCGTCAACGTCACCAACACAGGTGAATATCCCGGAACGGAAGTCGTACAATTGTATACCCGCGACCTTGTAGGAAGCGTCACCCGTCCGGTCAAAGAATTGAAAGGCTATCAGAAAATATTCCTGAAGCCCGGAGAAGCACAGACCGTCACCTTCAATATCTCCCCGGAGATGCTCAAGTTCTACAACTACGACCTGAAATACGTAGTCGAACCGGGCGATTTCCAAGTGATGATCGGACCTAACAGCCGGGATGTCAAGTTGGCGCAGTTCACATTAACCAAATAG